In Chryseobacterium salivictor, the DNA window GAGTGCGCCGCAGATATTGGTAATCAATTCTCCGGCAACGTTAAGATCTTCTTCAGTTGTTCCTCTGAATTCCGTAAATGCTTCGATGACTTCTAAAGTTTTCTCTAGATTTTCTACAGACTGCGTTTGGTAAAACTGTCTGATTACAGGTAATTTCATTAATTAAGTTCTTTAAAAAGATTAATAAGAC includes these proteins:
- a CDS encoding DUF6952 family protein, which encodes MKLPVIRQFYQTQSVENLEKTLEVIEAFTEFRGTTEEDLNVAGELITNICGALEVHANVATGMAERDALNSFAQKVLGSIDK